The Desertibacillus haloalkaliphilus DNA segment CTCTTGGTTATTTGGGGCAAAAAAAATTGGGGTTCGATACTAAGTCAATATCAACAATGGCTCTCTACTTAATGTCTCCTGTACTAGTATTTCGGACCTTTTATACAACAGAATTTGATTTGACATATATATATATGGCATTGTACACATTTCTACTTTGTTTTGGTTTGATAGTGGTTGTATATATTATTGCGTTTTTTCGTAAATACTCCGTTAAAGAAACATGTGGAATGATCTTAGCATCTT contains these protein-coding regions:
- a CDS encoding AEC family transporter; the protein is MGFDTKSISTMALYLMSPVLVFRTFYTTEFDLTYIYMALYTFLLCFGLIVVVYIIAFFRKYSVKETCGMILASSFMNNGNYGTPVVLLLFGAAGLDYAIILMVIQQIVMCTV